In Thermospira aquatica, the following proteins share a genomic window:
- a CDS encoding Eco57I restriction-modification methylase domain-containing protein, translating to MNTEQAKKLLKKTFENSFDRNNFPEFVSELLHTFQKIPSYPGELPIPETYKDYIHRYERVGEYHTKTHQIDILIVYLNRPTSLERARTMQRNFVAGYLQGKHGGNKNRDAALVAFVSPESDTWRFSLVKVEYHLKTSQNKGIKVEEKFTSAKRWSFLLGKNEKSHTAQKQFLPLLENESSPPTLQDLEKAFNIEVVTKEFYKEIANWYFWALKESRFPADAESETNGRNIALIRFITRIIFIWFMKQKGIIRKELFDRESLQQILVNLSDNEGTYYKAILQNLFFATLNTPIEQRRFRREERVNGYLNKDYMNHNYYRYHTLFKDPNQMQELFNDIPFLNGGLFECLDKRKDDESNDAGREIRIDGFSDDPQKQPYLPNFLFFSDEKEIDLNDDYDTKNQKYTVRGLINILNGYNFTVDENTPVDIDVALDPELLGRVFENLLASYNPETATTARKATGSYYTPREIVDYMVKESLKAYFKQKLPSLDEEKLERLFAYEDEANPFDEETTNRIIQAIHSLKILDPAVGSGAFPMGVLHTLVHLLHKLDPHNQKWKEMQIKEIQHILDPHIKQNALNKIEESFALNELDYGRKLYLIQNCIYGVDIQPIAIQIAKLRFFISLLVDEKIDKTQPNYGIETLPNLETKFVTANALIDLEIPTIDLFSENNPIILLQDKLKAIRHEYFIAKTRKEKLQLQQQDKEIRNKIAVQITDTLKKRNEEKVKEYENKLAEEKKTLIQIESGPQQKRTVESTNIFGEIETTIIDIKEQRIKTQKNIISNIKRKINSLKSIDAKDVIQKVAQQISSFDPYDPNSFADWFDPEWMFGIRDCFDIVIGNPPYIQLQKNHGQLADLYKDKGFETFDRMGDIYTLFYERGINLLKNSGILCFITSNKWMRAGYGKKLREFFLQHNPLLLIDLGPDVFESATVDTNILLIQKSSNKHQLKAVTYTKKDTPISKVVNEKAVTLEKLTKNAWFIGSNAEQRLKEKIEKIGKPLKDWDVKIYYGIRTGLNEAFIITTEKRNEILANCKDASERKRTEAVIKPLLRGRDIKRYYYEWAGLWVIVIPAGWTDENRGKIPPEKFILEQFPSLMKHLKPFEEKAQTRDDQGDYWWELRHCAYYPEFEKEKVVYSEIVRKPQFHFDTENFYVEATSFLMTGKNVKYICGLLNSKPITYFFKKWYAGGGLGEEGYRYKKAFLENLPLPPITPANQSIVKQIEELVDKILVTKKSNSQADTTTWEREIDRLVYKLYDRSSSRTSFCVHSEGDRQAGVQAL from the coding sequence ATGAATACCGAGCAGGCAAAAAAACTTCTCAAAAAAACATTTGAAAACTCATTTGACAGGAACAATTTCCCCGAGTTTGTCAGTGAACTTCTCCACACCTTCCAGAAAATCCCTTCGTATCCTGGAGAGCTACCCATCCCCGAAACCTACAAAGACTACATCCATCGTTATGAACGAGTGGGAGAATACCACACCAAAACACACCAAATAGATATTCTCATCGTGTATTTAAACCGTCCGACCTCCCTGGAACGAGCCCGTACCATGCAGCGAAATTTTGTCGCGGGATACCTGCAGGGAAAACATGGTGGAAATAAAAACCGGGATGCGGCACTTGTGGCTTTTGTCTCCCCTGAAAGTGATACCTGGCGTTTTTCCCTGGTAAAGGTAGAATACCACCTAAAAACAAGCCAGAACAAAGGAATAAAAGTCGAAGAAAAATTCACCTCCGCAAAACGATGGTCATTTCTTCTCGGAAAAAACGAAAAAAGCCACACCGCCCAGAAACAATTTTTACCCCTTCTTGAAAATGAAAGCTCTCCACCAACCCTTCAAGATTTAGAAAAGGCATTCAACATCGAAGTGGTCACAAAAGAATTTTACAAAGAGATTGCCAACTGGTACTTCTGGGCATTGAAAGAGTCGAGGTTTCCCGCTGATGCCGAATCAGAAACCAATGGCAGAAACATCGCCCTCATCCGATTTATCACCCGTATTATCTTCATCTGGTTCATGAAACAAAAAGGCATTATCAGAAAAGAACTCTTTGACAGAGAATCTCTCCAGCAAATTTTAGTAAACCTTTCTGATAATGAAGGTACCTACTACAAGGCTATCCTTCAAAACCTCTTCTTTGCAACCCTCAACACCCCCATCGAACAGAGGCGCTTCCGGAGAGAGGAGAGAGTCAACGGTTACCTCAACAAAGACTACATGAACCACAATTATTATCGATACCACACTCTCTTCAAAGATCCCAACCAGATGCAGGAACTCTTTAACGATATCCCCTTCTTAAATGGAGGGCTCTTTGAATGTCTGGACAAAAGAAAGGATGATGAGTCAAACGATGCCGGTAGAGAAATCCGCATCGACGGTTTTTCAGATGATCCCCAAAAACAACCCTATCTGCCGAATTTTTTATTCTTCTCAGATGAAAAAGAGATAGACTTAAACGACGACTATGACACAAAAAACCAAAAATACACCGTCAGAGGGCTCATCAACATCCTCAACGGGTATAATTTTACCGTTGATGAAAACACCCCCGTCGACATCGATGTGGCCCTCGATCCCGAACTCCTTGGAAGAGTTTTTGAAAACCTGCTTGCCAGTTACAACCCCGAGACAGCCACCACCGCAAGAAAAGCCACCGGCAGCTACTATACCCCCCGCGAGATAGTAGATTACATGGTCAAAGAATCCCTCAAAGCGTATTTTAAACAAAAGCTTCCCTCGCTCGACGAAGAAAAACTCGAACGCCTCTTCGCCTACGAGGATGAAGCCAATCCATTTGACGAAGAAACCACCAACAGGATTATCCAGGCCATTCACTCCCTCAAGATACTCGACCCCGCCGTTGGCTCGGGGGCATTCCCCATGGGCGTTTTGCATACCCTGGTGCACCTCCTCCACAAGCTTGACCCCCACAACCAAAAATGGAAAGAGATGCAGATAAAGGAGATCCAGCATATCCTCGACCCCCATATCAAACAAAATGCCCTCAACAAAATAGAGGAAAGCTTCGCCCTCAATGAACTCGACTATGGGAGAAAACTCTATCTCATACAAAACTGTATCTACGGTGTGGATATCCAGCCCATCGCCATCCAGATAGCAAAACTGAGATTTTTCATCTCCCTGCTGGTAGACGAAAAGATCGATAAAACTCAACCTAACTACGGCATTGAAACTCTGCCAAACCTCGAAACAAAATTTGTGACGGCAAATGCTTTGATAGATTTAGAAATACCAACAATTGATTTATTTTCTGAAAACAATCCCATTATACTTTTACAAGATAAACTTAAAGCGATACGCCACGAATACTTTATTGCAAAAACAAGAAAAGAAAAACTTCAATTGCAACAACAGGATAAAGAAATACGCAATAAAATAGCTGTTCAAATAACTGATACCTTGAAAAAAAGAAACGAAGAAAAAGTTAAAGAATATGAGAACAAATTAGCCGAAGAAAAAAAGACACTTATTCAAATCGAATCTGGACCCCAACAAAAGAGAACTGTTGAAAGCACTAATATTTTCGGTGAAATAGAAACCACAATTATTGACATTAAGGAACAAAGAATAAAAACCCAAAAGAATATTATTTCGAATATTAAAAGAAAGATTAACTCACTAAAATCCATCGACGCGAAAGATGTTATACAAAAAGTTGCTCAACAAATATCAAGTTTTGACCCCTACGATCCCAACTCTTTTGCCGACTGGTTCGACCCCGAATGGATGTTTGGCATCCGGGACTGTTTCGACATCGTTATTGGCAATCCGCCGTATATTCAGCTACAAAAAAATCATGGGCAGCTGGCAGACCTTTATAAGGATAAAGGCTTTGAGACTTTCGACCGTATGGGAGATATCTACACCCTCTTCTATGAGAGAGGGATAAACCTCCTCAAAAATAGTGGCATCCTCTGCTTCATCACCTCCAACAAATGGATGCGGGCAGGGTATGGAAAGAAACTCCGGGAATTTTTTCTCCAGCACAATCCCCTCCTCCTCATCGATTTAGGCCCGGATGTTTTTGAGAGTGCAACGGTAGATACCAATATCCTCCTCATCCAGAAATCCTCAAACAAACACCAGCTCAAAGCCGTCACCTACACAAAAAAAGACACCCCCATCTCAAAAGTAGTAAACGAGAAAGCCGTCACCCTCGAGAAACTCACCAAAAACGCCTGGTTTATAGGAAGTAACGCCGAGCAACGCCTCAAAGAAAAGATTGAAAAAATAGGAAAACCATTAAAAGATTGGGATGTAAAAATTTATTATGGAATAAGAACTGGACTAAACGAAGCCTTTATCATCACCACCGAAAAGCGAAACGAGATACTGGCTAATTGTAAAGATGCATCCGAGCGGAAACGCACCGAAGCTGTCATTAAACCTCTATTACGTGGCAGAGATATTAAACGTTATTATTATGAGTGGGCAGGGCTGTGGGTGATTGTAATTCCTGCGGGCTGGACAGATGAGAACAGAGGTAAAATACCACCAGAAAAATTTATTTTAGAACAATTTCCTTCATTAATGAAGCATTTAAAACCCTTTGAAGAAAAAGCACAAACACGCGATGACCAGGGAGATTATTGGTGGGAACTTCGACACTGTGCCTACTACCCCGAGTTTGAGAAGGAGAAGGTGGTGTATTCAGAGATTGTAAGGAAACCACAATTTCATTTTGATACTGAAAATTTTTATGTTGAAGCAACCAGTTTTTTAATGACTGGCAAAAATGTAAAATACATTTGTGGATTATTAAACTCAAAACCTATAACATATTTCTTTAAAAAATGGTATGCAGGAGGAGGTTTAGGTGAAGAAGGTTATAGATATAAAAAGGCATTTTTAGAAAACCTTCCTCTTCCCCCCATCACCCCAGCCAATCAGAGTATTGTAAAGCAAATAGAGGAATTGGTAGATAAGATACTGGTGACCAAAAAATCCAACTCGCAGGCAGATACAACCACTTGGGAGAGGGAGATAGACAGGCTGGTGTACAAGCTCTATGACCGGAGTAGCTCACGGACAAGCTTTTGCGTCCACTCGGAGGGAGATAGACAGGCTGGTGTACAAGCTCTATGA
- a CDS encoding PIN domain-containing protein, with protein MKGVRILLDTNIVIHRETEKIINPDIGKLFNWLDKLEAKKFIHPITKEEINKLKDKEKRKTFDVKLDAYTELITAKNLEKQVSLVSQQFDKNENDKNDTFLLNEVYKGSVDYLITEDKKIHQKAKELGIEDRVYTIEQFIEKVSLEYPDLADYKVLSVYKSFFGKKNLSDEFFNSFKEDYQNFESWFRRKSNEPVYISTSNDGKIVAFLYLKVEDKDENYTDINPSFPLKNKRLKIGTFKVALNGYRLGERFLKIIFDNAIIQKVDEIYVTVYNKRDEQKRLINLLEEWGFICWGKKQSTGELVYVRDFTKKFDKKNPKLTYPFISLKENNKIFIVPIWPDYHTELLPDSILRTESPDDFKENQPHRNAILKTYISRSLNRNINKGDIILFYRTAEEGKPAKYSALITTIGIVQEVIDNFTNELDFILKAGKRSIFNNEKLKEWWNYNPQNRPFLIHFLHVYSLTPKQRSKLIRKRLLELGILSGEENELRGLKEITKENFKTIIKEGGINESYFIY; from the coding sequence ATGAAAGGAGTGAGAATTTTATTAGACACAAACATTGTAATACACAGAGAAACGGAAAAGATAATCAATCCTGATATAGGTAAGTTATTCAACTGGCTTGATAAACTTGAAGCTAAAAAGTTTATACATCCAATTACCAAGGAAGAAATAAATAAACTTAAAGACAAAGAAAAAAGAAAAACTTTTGATGTAAAACTTGATGCTTATACCGAATTAATAACCGCAAAAAATCTAGAAAAGCAAGTTTCCTTAGTTTCTCAACAATTTGATAAAAACGAAAATGATAAAAATGATACCTTTTTATTAAACGAAGTGTATAAAGGTTCTGTAGACTATCTAATAACTGAGGATAAAAAAATTCACCAAAAGGCAAAAGAATTGGGTATTGAAGATAGGGTTTATACAATTGAGCAATTCATAGAAAAGGTAAGTCTCGAATACCCAGATTTGGCAGATTATAAAGTTTTAAGTGTTTATAAATCATTCTTTGGCAAAAAAAATTTATCAGATGAATTTTTCAATTCCTTTAAAGAAGACTATCAAAATTTTGAGAGTTGGTTCCGTAGAAAATCTAATGAACCAGTGTATATTTCTACTTCGAATGATGGTAAAATTGTAGCTTTTCTTTATTTAAAAGTTGAAGATAAAGATGAGAATTATACAGATATCAACCCTTCATTTCCACTTAAAAATAAAAGATTAAAAATAGGAACCTTTAAGGTTGCATTGAACGGTTATAGATTAGGCGAAAGATTTTTAAAAATTATATTTGATAATGCTATTATACAAAAAGTTGATGAAATTTATGTGACAGTATATAATAAAAGAGATGAACAAAAAAGGTTAATTAACTTATTAGAAGAATGGGGTTTTATTTGTTGGGGAAAAAAACAATCAACAGGCGAACTTGTATATGTTAGAGATTTTACCAAAAAATTTGATAAAAAAAATCCAAAACTTACTTATCCTTTTATTTCACTGAAAGAAAATAATAAAATTTTTATTGTACCTATTTGGCCAGATTATCATACGGAACTTTTACCTGATTCAATATTACGAACAGAGTCACCTGATGATTTTAAAGAAAATCAACCTCATCGAAATGCGATATTGAAAACTTATATTTCTCGTTCTTTAAATAGAAATATAAATAAAGGGGATATTATACTTTTTTATAGAACTGCCGAAGAAGGTAAACCTGCAAAATATTCTGCTCTTATAACAACCATAGGGATAGTTCAGGAAGTGATAGATAATTTTACTAACGAGCTAGATTTCATATTGAAAGCTGGCAAAAGAAGTATATTTAACAATGAGAAATTAAAGGAATGGTGGAATTATAACCCACAAAATAGACCTTTTTTGATTCATTTTTTACATGTATATTCTTTAACACCAAAGCAACGTTCAAAATTAATCAGGAAAAGATTGCTTGAATTGGGCATTTTATCCGGTGAAGAGAACGAACTCAGAGGATTAAAAGAAATTACAAAAGAAAATTTTAAAACTATCATAAAAGAAGGAGGTATTAATGAAAGTTATTTTATCTATTAA
- a CDS encoding ASCH domain-containing protein — MKVILSIKPEFVEKIINGEKKFEYRRKIFKKDVEKVIIYASSPIKLVVGEFIIEDILSRKLDELWELTKEESGISKQYFYEYFKGLDNGYAIKIKEFKRYEKPCNLRNLNIFYTPQSFVYI, encoded by the coding sequence ATGAAAGTTATTTTATCTATTAAGCCAGAATTCGTTGAAAAAATCATCAATGGAGAAAAAAAGTTTGAATACAGAAGAAAAATTTTTAAAAAAGATGTAGAGAAAGTTATTATTTACGCATCTTCTCCAATAAAATTAGTAGTAGGAGAATTTATAATAGAAGATATATTATCACGGAAACTAGATGAATTATGGGAATTAACAAAAGAAGAATCGGGTATTTCAAAACAATACTTTTATGAATATTTTAAGGGTTTAGATAATGGATATGCAATAAAAATTAAGGAATTTAAAAGATATGAAAAGCCATGTAATTTAAGAAATTTAAATATTTTTTATACACCACAATCATTTGTTTATATTTGA
- a CDS encoding GIY-YIG nuclease family protein → MKGYVYILRCSDGTYYTGSTTNLELRLSQHQNGQGANYTKKRLPVELVYYEEYQRIDEAFAREKQIQRWSHKKKEALIQGHLDDLPRLAKKIWKKTPPT, encoded by the coding sequence ATGAAAGGATACGTCTACATCCTCCGCTGCTCCGACGGCACCTACTACACAGGCAGCACAACAAACCTCGAACTCCGCCTCTCCCAACACCAAAACGGCCAGGGAGCCAACTACACAAAAAAAAGACTCCCTGTAGAACTCGTCTACTACGAAGAATACCAGCGAATCGATGAAGCATTCGCCAGAGAAAAACAAATACAAAGATGGAGCCATAAGAAAAAAGAAGCACTCATCCAGGGACACCTCGACGACCTACCCCGCCTGGCAAAAAAAATATGGAAAAAAACACCACCCACCTAA